The Pseudomonas rhizosphaerae genomic sequence AACAATGGGCGCATTCGCCCTGGCCCCGAGCGTAATGGCTGCCGATGCGCTGACTGGCGCTGTGCAGAAGCAGCCCCTCAACGTCGCGGCGATCGTCATGTTCGTGCTGTTCGTGGGTGCCACCCTGTGCATCACCTACTGGGCCTCCAAGCGCAACAAGTCGGCGGCGGACTACTACGCCGCAGGTGGCAAGATCACCGGTTTCCAGAACGGTTTGGCGATCGCCGGCGACTACATGTCGGCGGCATCCTTCCTGGGTATTTCCGCGCTGGTGTTCACCTCTGGCTACGACGGCCTGATCTACTCCATCGGCTTCCTGGTGGGCTGGCCGATCATCCTGTTCCTGATCGCCGAGCGCTTGCGCAACCTGGGCAAGTACACCTTCGCCGATGTGGCCTCCTACCGCTTGAAGCAGAAGGAAATCCGCACCCTGTCGGCCTGCGGTTCGCTGGTAGTGGTAGCGTTCTACCTGATCGCGCAGATGGTCGGCGCGGGCAAGCTGATCCAGCTGCTGTTCGGCCTGGACTATGCCGTGGCCGTGGTCCTGGTAGGCATCCTGATGTGCCTGTACGTACTGTTCGGCGGCATGCTGGCGACCACCTGGGTACAGATCATCAAGGCGGTGCTGCTGTTGTCCGGTGCGTCCTTCATGGCCCTGATGGTGATGAAGCACGTCAACTTCGACTTCAACACGCTGTTCTCCGAAGCCATCAAGGTGCATGCCAAGGGTGAAGCCATCATGAGCCCCGGCGGGCTGGTGAAGGATCCGATCTCGGCGTTCTCGCTGGGCTTGGCGTTGATGTTCGGTACCGCTGGCCTGCCGCACATCCTCATGCGCTTCTTCACCGTTTCCGATGCCAAGGAAGCCCGCAAGTCGGTGCTCTACGCAACCGGTTTCATCGGCTACTTCTACATCCTCACCTTCATCATCGGTTTCGGCGCCATTCTGCTGGTCAGCACCAACCCGGCGTTCAAGGACGCGGCCGGTGCCTTGCTGGGCGGTAACAACATGGCCGCCGTGCACCTGGCCGATGCCGTAGGAGGCAGCATCTTCCTGGGCTTCATCTCGGCTGTAGCGTTCGCCACCATCCTGGCGGTGGTAGCAGGCCTGACCCTGGCCGGTGCTTCGGCGGTGTCCCACGACCTGTACGCCAGCGTCATCAAGAAGGGCAAGACCAACGACAAGGACGAGATCCGCGTCTCCAAGATCACTACCGTCTGCCTCGGTGTCCTGGCGATCGGCCTGGGTATCGCGTTCGAAAGCCAGAACATCGCCTTCATGGTGGGCCTGGCGTTCTCGATCGCGGCCAGCTGCAACTTCCCGGTCCTGCTGCTCTCCATGTACTGGAAGAAGCTGACCACTCGCGGCGCCATGATCGGTGGCTGGATGGGTCTGATCAGCGCGGTAACGCTGATGATCCTCGGCCCGACCATCTGGGTGCAGATCCTGCATCATGACAAGCCGATCTACCCGTACGAGTACCCGGCGCTGTTCTCCATGGCCATCGCCTTCATCGGTATCTGGTTCTTCTCGATCACCGACAAGTCGGCTGCAGCCGACGAGGAACGCGCGCTGTTCTACCCGCAGTTCGTGCGTTCGCAAACCGGCCTGGGCTCCAGTGGGGCAGTTTCCCACTGATACCTGCGCCAAACTGAGTGCAAAAAAAATCCGATGCCTGCAAGGGCATCGGATTTTTTCGTTCGTGGCGCGCGGCCCATGGAGGCCTGCGCACCCGCAAGACTATATCTTGCCGAGCAGTACCAGAATCAGCAGGATGATCAGCACCGTGCCGATGATACCCGACGGACCGTAGCCCCAACTTCTGGAGTGCGGGAATACTGGCAATCCGCCAATCAGCAGTAGAATCAGAACGATGATCAGTATGGTGCCCATGGCGATTTCCTTATGTGGACAGTGAGGTAATGGGTCAGTAAAGCCAGGTGGCGCTCGACTGCTTAATAGGTCGGACTGTGTCACGCCTTAAAAAGTCCCAAAGATTAGAAAATGTTTCTGCGGTGGATGGGCGCTGTCGTATTCTGGCGCTCCGATATTTAGCCGGACACCCTCAATGCTCAACTATTGCTGGTTTTTGCTCGCAGCGCTGTTCGAGATAGGCGGTTGCTATGCCTTCTACCTCTGGCTGCGGATGGACAAGAGTGCCGGGTGGGCGCTGGCCGGGGTGTTGAGCCTGACCTGTTTTGCGCTGCTGCTCACCCGTGTCGAAGCAGCCTATGCCGGACGGGCCTATGCGGCCTATGGCGGGATCTACATCGTG encodes the following:
- a CDS encoding cation acetate symporter, with protein sequence MMRRLLATMGAFALAPSVMAADALTGAVQKQPLNVAAIVMFVLFVGATLCITYWASKRNKSAADYYAAGGKITGFQNGLAIAGDYMSAASFLGISALVFTSGYDGLIYSIGFLVGWPIILFLIAERLRNLGKYTFADVASYRLKQKEIRTLSACGSLVVVAFYLIAQMVGAGKLIQLLFGLDYAVAVVLVGILMCLYVLFGGMLATTWVQIIKAVLLLSGASFMALMVMKHVNFDFNTLFSEAIKVHAKGEAIMSPGGLVKDPISAFSLGLALMFGTAGLPHILMRFFTVSDAKEARKSVLYATGFIGYFYILTFIIGFGAILLVSTNPAFKDAAGALLGGNNMAAVHLADAVGGSIFLGFISAVAFATILAVVAGLTLAGASAVSHDLYASVIKKGKTNDKDEIRVSKITTVCLGVLAIGLGIAFESQNIAFMVGLAFSIAASCNFPVLLLSMYWKKLTTRGAMIGGWMGLISAVTLMILGPTIWVQILHHDKPIYPYEYPALFSMAIAFIGIWFFSITDKSAAADEERALFYPQFVRSQTGLGSSGAVSH
- a CDS encoding DUF3309 family protein; translation: MAMGTILIIVLILLLIGGLPVFPHSRSWGYGPSGIIGTVLIILLILVLLGKI
- a CDS encoding YnfA family protein, whose product is MLNYCWFLLAALFEIGGCYAFYLWLRMDKSAGWALAGVLSLTCFALLLTRVEAAYAGRAYAAYGGIYIVASLGWLAVVEKVRPHTFDWIGATLCVLGASLILWGPRLQQA